A part of Oryctolagus cuniculus chromosome 15, mOryCun1.1, whole genome shotgun sequence genomic DNA contains:
- the HHEX gene encoding hematopoietically-expressed homeobox protein HHEX: MQYPHPGPAAAAAGVPLYAPTPLLQPAHPTPFYIEDILGRAPAAPTPTPTLPSPNSSFTSLVSSYRTPVYEPTPIHPAFSHHSAAALAAAYGPSGFGGPLYPFPRTVNDYTHALLRHDPLGKPLLWSPFLQRPLHKRKGGQVRFSNDQTIELEKKFETQKYLSPPERKRLAKMLQLSERQVKTWFQNRRAKWRRLKQENPQSGKKEQENVDSPCEQRPDLPGDQHKGASLDSSQCSQSPASQEDLESEISEDSDQEVDIEGDKGYFNAG; encoded by the exons ATGCAGTACCCGCACCCCgggcccgcggcggcggcggcgggggtgcCCCTGTACGCGCCCACGCCTCTGTTGCAGCCCGCGCACCCGACGCCCTTCTACATCGAGGACATCCTGGGCCGGGCGCCCGCCGcgcccacgcccacccccacGCTGCCGTCCCCCAACTCGTCCTTCACCAGCCTCGTGTCCTCCTACCGGACCCCGGTATACGAGCCCACGCCGATCCACCCCGCCTTCTCCCACCACTCCGCCGCCGCGCTGGCCGCCGCCTACGGCCCCAGCGGCTTCGGGGGCCCTCTGTACCCCTTCCCGCGGACGGTGAACGACTACACGCACGCCTTGCTCCGCCACGACCCCTTAG GCAAACCCTTGCTCTGGAGCCCCTTCCTGCAGAGGCCTCTGCATAAGAGGAAAGGCGGCCAGGTGAGGTTCTCCAACGACCAGACCATTGAGCTGGAGAAGAAGTTCGAGACCCAGAAGTACCTCTCCCCGCCCGAGAGGAAGCGGCTGGCCAAGATGCTGCAGCTCAGCGAGAGGCAG GTCAAAACCTGGTTTCAGAATCGACGCGCTAAATGGAGAAGACTAAAACAG GAAAACCCTCAAAGCGgcaaaaaagaacaggaaaatgtGGACAGTCCCTGTGAGCAGCGGCCAGACTTGCCCGGTGACCAGCACAAAGGTGCTTCTTTGGATAGCTCCCAGTGCTCAcagtcccctgcctcccaggaagacCTTGAATCAGAGATCTCAGAGGATTCTGATCAGGAAGTGGACATCGAGGGCGATAAAGGCTACTTTAATGCTGGATGA